TTGACATTGTTTTAGCCTAAACTAGAAACTTCAAGTACAATGTTAGTAAAATTTTAAGAGTAAACTACATTactggtccctaaacttgttcgTTTGTGTTAtctcggtccctaaacttgcaaatcgactatttaggtcctcaaacttgttcaTCTAGATTATATCGGTCCTCAAACTTGCTCAGCTATGTCATCTCGGTTCCTAAACTTAGAAATCATCCgtttaggtcctcaaacttgttcagttgtgtcatcccggtccctaaacATGACTTTGAGTCTATCTagatcaaaacaatacaatCTAAATACTCTATATCAAAAaataattcataactttttcatataaaCTCAAATGAAGAcaaattttatatcaaaattgtagccctcgacacgatctataactttgtagttgaaaagtttttgaattaaaactATTTAGGGTCCCAAAATATTACTGTAAGTctatagattttgaaatttaaaatttaaaataaatttttggACACTAAAtgacttcaaataaaaaaacatttCAACTACATAGTTGTAGACCGTATCGAATTTTGACATAAAGTTTATCTTCATTTGAGTTCATATAAAAAGCtatgaattattttttaatataggGTTTTTAGATCGCCCTATTTTGACTTAGATGAGACTTAAAACCAAATTTAGGGACCAGAATGACACCACTGAACAAGTTTGAGGATCTAAATGGATGATCTCTATGCTTATGGACCGAAATGACACAAccaaacaagtttgaggacctaaacggtcgatttgcaagtttagggaccgtGATGACATAACTGAACAAGTTTAGAGACCGGTGATGGACTTTAATCTTAAATTAATATACAGATGATTTGAGTTGTTTTGTACATCTCTTTAAATTCTTCAGAATCACCGAAATATGACAGCATACATTACATTACAGTCCAAAAAAAACGATAGAGACAGTAGCTACGTAACACATGCAGCTATCTTTTTGCGCTTTCTATCGAAATTTTCAAACAATGAAGATTATCTGCACAACTTAATTCACAGTGCACAGATTCTTTTATACACAAAGAAAAAAATCTAACTGAGGTGAGTGAGAACTGCAAACAAATATATTAAAACTTTCATCTAGCTAGCTGCCTAGAACTCCAGCTTGCATCTGACAAAAGAACGAAGAAAAAAAGGAAGGGAATACGTGTAGGCAAAagcattagtgaaccaaaaaaaaaagtgacgcTGCTAGAGAAAGATGTTGATGACGATCAATACGAATTCCTGAAAAAGTACATTACTAACATGGACTACGTGATGTCACAACCATAACTGACACGGTGTCACAATTCTCCCTAGatcttttcgaaaaaaaaaacaattctcCCTAGATTGAACGGTGCCTGTCAGCTGGTACTGGGCGCGGAATCAGGATGTAAGCGGGCCGGTCTGCAGAGGGCCTGCAGGCCGCCGCAACTGCCGCGCGCACATGCGTCTTGCTCTGCAGGAGCCCGTGTGCTAAAAAATTTCAACCTGCGTTGACCCGCTAGGCCTTGCCGGAGCAAGCAAGCACACCTGCAGGCCGCCGCAACCGTCGCAAGCTAGATAAGGCTTGGCACTCAACCGCCGCAAGCTAGATAAGAGATTCAATGGTCAGCTAAACTTAACACCCCTACAACTTCAAGATGAACTCCTATCTGATGATAAAACATTACCTGCCTCAGCCTCATTAACATATGGCCCTCTGCAGATTTGGGCAGTTATCCCCTAACTTCAAGAATCTCCCAAACCATGACAGCAGCATAGACCTTTGATCCTCCAATGGAAGCGTCAGGATCGTCTGCCCGATCCCGTCCTCGACGAGCTTCCTGTCAAACGACCGGCAGCTTCATTGCAGCCACGAGTAGTCGTTGATCAGCGGTTGCAGCCATACCTGCAAGAGACTGAGACGGGTGTTCTTGGATGGAAGCATCTCCTCTCTCCCAATGCCGACGAACAGCCTCGCCGTGATGCAGCTCACGGTCTCGACGTAGATCTTCGCGTCGTCGCAGTCGTGGATCTCCACGCACGGTGCCGGCGggccgtggccgccggcgaggcgtgCCGCGAAGAAGGCGCTGCTCTGGCAGAGGACGTCCCTGTGCACGCCCATCCTGACGGCGATCCCCTCCTTCCCGTACAGCATCACCGTCAGGTCGCTGGTCTCCGGCCGCCCGAACTCGACGCAGATCTTGTGCTGCGACTCCTGCTGCCCACCCGCCGACGACGGCGCCTTGGCGGCCGGTTGGTCCTGCCGCCGCGGCTCGTCGGCGGGTGCCGGTGGCTCGTCGGTCACGGACGGCGCGGTCTAGACTGATGGCGCCTTGGACGGAGGGGCCGATGGGGTCTTCTGCTACTGCGGCGCCTGCCTGttaccgccgccggcgtggtggtggtgcgggtTCTTGAGGCGCTTGTGCAGCGGATTTTGCGGAGCTCTACATTGCCGGAGTgagcgaggaggcggccggactgcaggagggagggaggaagcgGCGCGGACTGCagtagggagggagggggcggcgcgatgCCGATGGGTCTCCTCGTCGGCCCAAGCCCTCGATGCACAGGGAAGGGAAAAGAGGGCTGGCCTGCAGAACCCACTAGGCTTGGTGGGCTGTATATTTGAGGCCCATTTGCAAAACGCGGGCTGTGGCAGGTGTTTGAAAAGGTTTTTTGCAGGCAATCGGGCCGGCCCGCACCTGCCAACATCCTGAGCGCGGAACGTAGCCGGAATCCTCTTCCGGCATGCTGTCGATGTCCCTCCAGGCCACATAGCACGGCCACGGCGGCCTGTCcaaggcggccacggcggcggtctCCCGGCCCGAACCCAGCATGTCACCACCCTCCACGCCCGGGCGAGCAAGTAGCGCGGTACACGTAGGGAAATATTTGTGTTGTTCATCAGAGCCTCTGATTGGCAGCTGCTGGGGGCTTTGGAGGTATACAAATATTTCTCtgcttttctttttgaaaaggaTTTCTCTGCTTTTTATGAAGGAATGAATATATACTCTTTAGGATTTCTTGATGCATGTGTCCCATAATAGAACCGTGAGATTGAATAAAATACTCAGGGGACGGCGACACGGCGTATATACAAATATTTCTTCGCTTTTCATGAAGGAATGAATATATACAAATATTGCTTGGCGGGCTTCCCAGGCGACGGCGTCTTCCCGCGAGCGTCGCCCCACAGGGGCGAGTGTGCGCggtgggccggcggcggggaggcgcggcgcagCAACAGGCTTCTTGGGGAAGCTACGCGCGTGGTGCGACGGCTCGCTCCCGATGCTCGCCAGCGGCAGTGGCAGGGGACCTTTCCCCGTGCGCTTGCccccggtggtggcggcggcgagctctgcgAGGTAGTGGcgtttttttattcttttttctatttttaaatttttggatgcaaaagttctttataaaattttttcctAATCTTTTTAGTTTTGGACCCAAAAGTTTTTTTATCAAATATTTATTCGGTTTTTCTCAAAACTTTCTCTTTCAATTTTTTCTTATCAAaatttttccattttctctccaaaatattttttgttagaaccgacaaaaaaattaccaaaaaaggaaaggaaaaaaaaggtcgAAAGAACAACCGTACGTAAGCCTCCCTAGGGTCGCCCGGCGACCGTAACCCCAAATCAAACCAGTCGAGAACTACTAAACATACTCATCATGACTAACA
This window of the Panicum virgatum strain AP13 chromosome 1K, P.virgatum_v5, whole genome shotgun sequence genome carries:
- the LOC120708940 gene encoding BTB/POZ domain-containing protein At1g63850-like, translated to MLYGKEGIAVRMGVHRDVLCQSSAFFAARLAGGHGPPAPCVEIHDCDDAKIYVETVSCITARLFVGIGREEMLPSKNTRLSLLQEARRGRDRADDPDASIGGSKVYAAVMVWEILEVRG